The Thermodesulfobacteriota bacterium genome has a window encoding:
- a CDS encoding alpha helicase, whose protein sequence is MRLLELAQARIPGLKKKTPREWAGPCPECGGNDRFVVTERRGSWVFYCRGCEHSGGEVAFLRLCGLSCPQAHAELGLRCSSVTCPATRCPARDDALAPRSRPLRSLRPPAPPAQAPEFVPAPATTPEEQWQARAAKLVATAHEALLAAPQALAYLAGRGLPRPAVERYRLGWIARDVYRPRAAWGLPQELRSDGKPKKLWLPAGILIPTLAPTGIVVRLRIRREHVEEGRPRYYQVPGAGNDLVLLGDLAARAVVVVESDLDALLVAHAAGDLVQVLPLTTATAKPRESAAAVLARALAILVATDLDANQAGGKAARWWLQHYPRARRWPVPAGKDPGEYAQAGGDVRAWVLAGLPPVFHLASNPVEKPEVPAAQDPQPAPLLCVRGESRGGIPYLIAETPALLALARQQYPDHAPLLREELAHLKGYSAEEAHHVLVARQVFPEGRIVASRNTKEAPCPR, encoded by the coding sequence ATGCGCCTCCTCGAACTCGCCCAGGCCCGCATCCCTGGATTGAAGAAGAAAACCCCCCGCGAGTGGGCCGGGCCGTGCCCCGAGTGCGGCGGGAACGACCGGTTCGTGGTCACCGAGCGGCGCGGCAGCTGGGTCTTCTACTGCCGGGGGTGCGAGCACTCGGGCGGCGAGGTGGCTTTCCTGCGGCTCTGCGGCCTCAGCTGCCCGCAGGCCCACGCCGAGCTCGGGCTGCGGTGCTCGTCCGTCACCTGCCCGGCCACCCGCTGCCCGGCCCGGGACGACGCCCTGGCTCCTCGCTCCCGGCCCCTGCGCAGCCTCCGGCCGCCGGCGCCGCCGGCCCAGGCGCCCGAGTTCGTGCCCGCGCCGGCCACTACGCCCGAGGAGCAGTGGCAGGCCCGGGCGGCCAAGCTCGTGGCCACCGCCCACGAGGCCCTGCTGGCGGCTCCGCAGGCGCTGGCCTACCTGGCCGGCCGGGGCCTGCCGCGCCCGGCCGTCGAGCGCTACCGCTTGGGCTGGATCGCCCGCGACGTCTACCGGCCGCGGGCCGCCTGGGGCCTGCCCCAGGAGCTCCGGTCCGACGGCAAGCCCAAGAAGCTCTGGCTCCCGGCCGGCATCCTCATCCCCACCCTGGCCCCCACCGGGATTGTCGTGCGGCTGCGCATCCGGCGCGAGCACGTGGAGGAGGGCCGGCCCCGCTACTACCAGGTGCCCGGGGCGGGCAACGACCTGGTCTTGCTCGGCGACCTCGCCGCCCGGGCCGTGGTCGTGGTCGAGAGCGACCTCGACGCCCTGCTGGTGGCCCACGCCGCCGGCGACCTGGTGCAGGTTCTGCCGCTCACCACGGCCACCGCCAAGCCCAGGGAGTCCGCCGCCGCGGTGCTGGCCCGGGCCCTGGCCATCCTGGTGGCCACAGACCTGGACGCGAACCAGGCCGGCGGCAAGGCGGCCCGCTGGTGGCTGCAGCATTACCCCCGGGCCCGTCGCTGGCCCGTGCCCGCCGGCAAGGACCCCGGCGAGTACGCCCAGGCGGGCGGCGACGTGCGCGCCTGGGTGCTGGCCGGTCTGCCGCCCGTGTTCCACCTGGCCTCGAACCCGGTCGAAAAACCGGAAGTCCCCGCGGCCCAGGATCCCCAGCCCGCGCCGCTCCTCTGCGTGCGGGGCGAGAGCCGGGGCGGCATCCCCTACCTCATCGCCGAGACCCCGGCGCTCCTGGCCCTGGCCCGGCAGCAGTACCCCGACCACGCCCCCCTCCTCCGCGAGGAGCTCGCCCATCTCAAGGGCTACTCTGCCGAAGAGGCCCACCACGTGCTCGTGGCCCGGCAGGTCTTCCCCGAGGGGCGGATCGTGGCGAGCCGAAACACCAAGGAGGCCCCATGCCCGCGCTGA
- a CDS encoding ASCH domain-containing protein has protein sequence MPALNFAARFAPLVESGQKRQTLRARRRDGRDPKAGQTLHLYAGMRTQGCRKLRQVLCKAVRPVRVSRGGDILVAGELLALSAGEAFARADGFTDVAELVDWFDRVHGLPFEGCLIQW, from the coding sequence ATGCCCGCGCTGAACTTCGCCGCCCGCTTCGCCCCGCTGGTCGAGTCCGGCCAGAAGCGCCAGACCCTGCGCGCCCGGCGCCGCGACGGGCGTGACCCCAAGGCGGGGCAGACCCTGCACCTCTACGCCGGCATGCGGACCCAGGGTTGCCGAAAGCTCCGCCAGGTTCTCTGCAAGGCCGTGCGGCCGGTCCGGGTCAGCCGCGGCGGCGACATCCTGGTGGCCGGCGAGCTCCTGGCCCTCTCCGCCGGCGAGGCCTTCGCCCGGGCCGACGGCTTCACCGACGTGGCCGAGTTGGTGGACTGGTTCGACCGCGTCCACGGCCTGCCCTTCGAAGGGTGTCTGATCCAGTGGTGA